One Cryobacterium psychrophilum DNA segment encodes these proteins:
- a CDS encoding alpha/beta fold hydrolase produces MGNRRISAATIGVALVAASFWPARHFHSGRVRRWRRGAGAPGHAGRLGVRVFGHGHPVLALLPGIGASQAFFGAAYDRLGEVATVVVIDPLGFGASMDAGVSSDSFGLEEHLAAITGALGALGLDGRPLHVAGHSMGASLAIQWAAASEGDIRTVVAFDAPLYRNRAEADERVRHMGWFEALLSTGPRAHAMCAWMCRHRSAAAVLAVALNPAMPVAIARDGVKHTWFSYIQSFEAIVAADTWIGAIAALSGRGVSVLLVDGKIDPVPVPGRARELATEFASVTARTHRGGHDLPLASPGWCSDLLYRQVAAA; encoded by the coding sequence ATGGGCAATCGACGAATCAGTGCGGCCACAATTGGGGTCGCACTGGTCGCGGCATCCTTCTGGCCCGCCCGGCACTTCCATTCGGGTCGAGTGCGCCGGTGGCGGCGTGGCGCCGGGGCGCCGGGGCACGCCGGGCGTCTCGGCGTTCGCGTGTTTGGCCATGGCCACCCGGTGCTCGCCCTGCTGCCGGGCATCGGGGCGAGCCAGGCCTTCTTCGGAGCGGCCTATGACCGGTTGGGCGAGGTCGCGACGGTGGTCGTGATCGACCCCCTAGGCTTTGGCGCCTCGATGGATGCCGGCGTCAGCAGCGACTCATTCGGCCTCGAGGAGCACCTCGCCGCCATCACCGGCGCCCTCGGCGCGCTCGGCTTGGACGGGCGCCCACTGCATGTGGCCGGTCACTCGATGGGCGCGTCGCTCGCGATCCAATGGGCAGCGGCAAGCGAGGGCGACATCCGCACGGTCGTCGCGTTCGACGCCCCCCTATACCGAAACCGGGCTGAAGCGGACGAGCGGGTGCGCCATATGGGCTGGTTCGAGGCGTTGCTGTCGACCGGCCCACGCGCCCACGCGATGTGCGCGTGGATGTGCCGGCACCGCTCCGCCGCCGCCGTGCTCGCCGTCGCGCTTAACCCGGCGATGCCGGTGGCCATCGCCAGGGACGGCGTCAAGCACACCTGGTTCTCCTACATTCAGAGCTTCGAGGCTATCGTCGCGGCCGACACTTGGATTGGAGCGATCGCCGCCCTATCCGGCCGGGGGGTATCGGTGCTACTCGTAGATGGAAAGATAGACCCGGTGCCGGTCCCCGGACGTGCCCGCGAGCTAGCCACGGAATTTGCGAGCGTCACCGCGCGCACCCACCGCGGCGGTCACGACCTCCCCCTCGCCTCACCGGGCTGGTGCAGCGACCTGCTCTACCGGCAGGTCGCCGCGGCTTGA
- a CDS encoding ABC transporter permease — MTTLVFVQRFLNDYARNPVNLLLLIVVPTVFVLAVSGELASFAKLLGGPEGPAIELATAGWAAGFMAGVAMYFQTATTRGTDRRVVIAGLPAARLALARLVTGGCLAVLAAATALLALVARTGVADFWRAFAGTLMFAAIYIAIGAVVGVLVRNPLNGSVIVLFVWIVDVFFGPAMSAGDNVATRLLPTHYVTLWMIDLPSGHSGPVGELGWALIWTASAVGAACALIIARTRTAAGLGRSPRAGSRRSQTAAALRAAWRDNRRNAALWALLVVVPVVFILGVYVVTPDQPISIVLHENGENITRRLSLIDPYGATMVPVAIASLAALIGLFGVLQSRNGDRRAALAGMRTSALLSSRLGILTVFVLVVTGVALATSALIFSPVQWAGFASANVLIALTYGFIGALLGPIFGSVGGVFVVFMLAFLDIGIVQNPMLQPEPTAWSRLLPGYGGSQVLIDQTFTRSFDEVVPLLVGLGWLVSLGLAVVATYHRATRPARPVH; from the coding sequence ATGACCACCTTGGTGTTTGTCCAACGCTTTCTGAACGACTACGCACGCAATCCCGTCAACCTGCTTCTGCTCATCGTTGTGCCCACGGTATTCGTCCTCGCCGTGAGCGGGGAGCTGGCGTCGTTTGCGAAATTACTCGGCGGCCCGGAGGGGCCAGCGATCGAGTTAGCGACCGCGGGCTGGGCCGCCGGATTCATGGCCGGTGTCGCCATGTACTTCCAAACGGCAACGACACGCGGCACCGATCGACGAGTGGTCATCGCTGGCCTGCCCGCGGCACGGCTGGCCCTCGCCCGTCTGGTCACTGGCGGATGCCTTGCCGTGTTGGCCGCCGCAACGGCCTTGCTCGCCCTCGTCGCCCGCACCGGGGTGGCCGACTTCTGGCGCGCCTTCGCCGGGACCCTCATGTTTGCTGCCATTTACATCGCCATAGGCGCCGTGGTCGGGGTGCTCGTACGAAATCCGCTCAACGGCAGCGTCATCGTCTTGTTTGTTTGGATCGTCGACGTGTTCTTCGGCCCGGCGATGAGCGCCGGCGACAACGTTGCGACCCGCCTTCTGCCGACCCACTACGTCACGCTGTGGATGATCGACCTGCCGTCGGGCCACAGCGGACCCGTCGGTGAACTGGGCTGGGCACTGATCTGGACTGCCTCCGCGGTTGGCGCAGCCTGTGCCCTCATCATCGCCCGGACCCGCACCGCCGCCGGACTCGGGCGTTCGCCCAGAGCGGGATCACGCCGTTCCCAAACCGCAGCCGCTCTGCGGGCCGCCTGGCGGGACAACCGACGCAATGCCGCCCTCTGGGCGCTCCTCGTCGTTGTGCCGGTGGTGTTCATCCTCGGCGTCTACGTGGTGACTCCGGACCAACCCATCTCAATCGTGCTGCATGAGAACGGCGAGAACATCACCCGCAGGCTCTCACTCATCGATCCGTACGGTGCGACCATGGTGCCCGTCGCGATCGCGTCGCTAGCGGCGCTCATCGGCCTATTCGGAGTGCTTCAGAGCCGGAATGGCGACCGGAGGGCGGCTCTCGCTGGAATGCGGACCAGCGCTCTCTTGTCCTCCAGACTGGGAATCCTTACCGTTTTCGTGCTCGTCGTGACGGGGGTGGCTCTGGCCACCAGCGCGCTGATCTTTAGTCCCGTCCAGTGGGCGGGATTTGCCAGCGCCAACGTGCTCATCGCCCTGACGTACGGATTCATCGGGGCACTTCTCGGGCCGATTTTCGGTTCCGTCGGCGGGGTGTTTGTCGTCTTCATGCTTGCTTTCCTCGATATCGGCATTGTTCAGAATCCGATGTTGCAACCCGAACCGACCGCGTGGTCTCGTCTGCTGCCCGGTTACGGCGGATCGCAAGTGCTCATCGACCAGACGTTTACCCGAAGTTTCGATGAAGTCGTTCCGCTCCTAGTCGGGTTGGGATGGCTCGTTTCGCTCGGCCTGGCCGTGGTCGCGACGTACCACCGCGCCACACGTCCAGCACGTCCGGTTCACTGA
- a CDS encoding ATP-binding cassette domain-containing protein — translation MAKSYRRGLWPFGRTRQILSGVDLALHPGEVVGLTGENGSGKSTLMKILVGEIRADQGMISRSGRLGYCPQTPLVYDRLSCDEHFDLFGRAYGMTEQEMAASRESIYNEFGFKRYARTRADQLSGGTLAKLNLGLALLADPDVLLLDEPSSGFDWDTYQRFWVLVAERRAAGRTVMIISHFVVDENRFDRILDIQDGKVVVR, via the coding sequence ATTGCGAAGTCGTATCGACGCGGCCTCTGGCCGTTCGGTCGGACCCGCCAGATCCTCTCCGGTGTCGATCTCGCCCTGCATCCCGGCGAAGTGGTCGGCCTTACCGGTGAGAATGGCTCCGGCAAGTCGACCCTGATGAAAATCTTGGTCGGTGAGATACGCGCCGACCAAGGAATGATTTCCCGTAGCGGACGGCTGGGCTACTGCCCGCAGACGCCACTCGTCTACGACCGCTTGAGCTGTGACGAACATTTCGACCTGTTCGGTCGGGCCTACGGCATGACCGAACAAGAAATGGCAGCGTCACGAGAGTCGATCTACAACGAGTTCGGCTTCAAGCGATACGCGCGCACTCGTGCCGATCAGTTGTCCGGTGGAACACTGGCAAAGCTCAACCTCGGTCTCGCTCTGCTCGCAGACCCCGATGTGCTCCTCCTCGACGAGCCCTCATCTGGCTTCGATTGGGATACCTACCAACGATTTTGGGTTCTCGTCGCCGAGCGTCGCGCAGCCGGACGGACGGTAATGATCATCAGCCATTTTGTCGTCGATGAGAACCGTTTTGACCGGATCCTCGACATCCAGGACGGCAAGGTTGTCGTGCGATGA
- a CDS encoding DUF4395 domain-containing protein, whose amino-acid sequence MNNEETKMLNEFTRTNLDKQGFGNLDEDAKSCYAGPLRFAPGVGTVLIVVGLTLQSPAFLGIGAIVPLSGALFPRGMILDLIYNLGIRHLFHRPALPPTPTPRRFSYLLSTVLLTGSAVSFYFGLPTVAIVLGGAVALGGFMLTTTHWCLGSWIYRLFFRHSAAPAARTA is encoded by the coding sequence ATGAATAATGAGGAAACCAAAATGCTCAATGAATTTACGAGGACCAACCTAGACAAGCAAGGATTTGGAAATCTTGATGAGGACGCCAAGTCCTGCTACGCGGGGCCATTACGGTTCGCGCCGGGAGTGGGCACCGTACTCATCGTTGTTGGACTAACTTTGCAGTCGCCCGCTTTTCTGGGGATTGGGGCTATCGTCCCGCTCAGTGGGGCGCTCTTTCCTCGCGGAATGATTCTTGACCTAATTTATAATTTGGGCATCCGGCACTTATTTCATCGACCGGCGCTTCCGCCCACACCGACACCACGCCGGTTTTCGTACCTTCTCTCCACCGTGCTGCTGACGGGCTCAGCCGTGTCCTTTTATTTTGGGTTACCAACGGTGGCAATCGTCTTGGGAGGGGCGGTCGCTCTCGGAGGCTTCATGCTCACCACCACCCATTGGTGTCTTGGGTCGTGGATCTACCGGCTATTTTTCCGACATTCAGCCGCGCCGGCGGCAAGAACTGCTTGA
- a CDS encoding DUF3105 domain-containing protein: MTQDSRPTEPSLTERRTARRAVKVATLKREQSKARRNRAIAITIAWSGAAAIVLMVILVVTTNGTSTNLKPGADVNGVQLFANQTSTHVAGTVKYTPLPPVGGDHSAALLNCGVYSEAVSNENAVHSLEHGAAWVTYDDAVVTGDQLSTLQKGIPATYAVLSPFPGLSSPIVVSAWGAQLNLSAPDDSRLAAFMAKYRNASSAPEPGAPCSGGIDGPGKVT, encoded by the coding sequence ATGACCCAAGATTCCAGACCCACTGAACCATCACTGACGGAGCGCCGTACGGCCCGCCGCGCAGTCAAGGTTGCAACACTAAAACGCGAACAATCCAAGGCCCGCCGAAACCGGGCGATCGCAATCACGATCGCCTGGTCTGGCGCTGCAGCAATAGTCCTCATGGTAATTCTCGTCGTAACCACCAACGGAACCTCAACGAATCTAAAGCCTGGCGCTGACGTGAATGGGGTGCAACTCTTTGCAAATCAGACTTCGACGCACGTCGCCGGCACGGTGAAATACACGCCGCTGCCTCCCGTGGGCGGTGACCACTCAGCCGCACTCCTCAATTGCGGCGTCTACTCCGAGGCAGTCTCCAATGAGAATGCCGTGCACTCACTCGAACACGGCGCAGCGTGGGTAACCTACGACGACGCCGTCGTGACTGGGGACCAGCTTTCTACCCTGCAGAAAGGTATCCCCGCCACCTATGCGGTTTTGTCGCCGTTCCCGGGCCTTTCTTCGCCGATCGTCGTGTCCGCCTGGGGCGCACAACTGAATCTCAGCGCTCCGGATGATTCGCGCCTGGCGGCCTTCATGGCCAAATACCGAAACGCGTCTTCCGCGCCGGAACCGGGCGCGCCCTGCTCCGGAGGCATCGACGGACCAGGCAAGGTGACGTGA
- a CDS encoding heavy-metal-associated domain-containing protein: MNQNELGLTDASCACGTHAEETVSESSCGCGTPTHEKAAATSSDSADAGRITSTWAVSGMTCEHCVKSVTEELNQIEGATNVEVALVSGGLSRVTVSSVRELDRDVVAAAIDEAGYELVAQP, translated from the coding sequence ATGAACCAGAACGAACTCGGCCTGACCGACGCCTCCTGCGCGTGCGGAACCCACGCAGAGGAGACAGTGAGTGAATCCTCGTGCGGGTGCGGAACCCCCACGCACGAGAAAGCAGCCGCAACGTCATCCGACAGTGCCGACGCGGGCAGGATCACGAGCACCTGGGCGGTGTCTGGAATGACTTGCGAGCACTGCGTGAAGAGCGTGACAGAGGAGCTGAACCAGATCGAAGGCGCGACCAATGTGGAGGTCGCCTTGGTCTCCGGCGGGCTCTCTCGGGTGACAGTTTCAAGCGTGCGCGAGCTGGACCGTGACGTGGTCGCCGCTGCGATCGACGAAGCCGGCTACGAGTTGGTAGCCCAGCCCTAA
- a CDS encoding metal-sensing transcriptional repressor yields the protein MSDKGDYLKRLRRIEVQALGEQSMGTDEKYSIDILTRTSAGHPHIAPHT from the coding sequence ATTTCCGACAAGGGTGACTACCTAAAGCGCCTGCGCCGCATCGAGGTGCAGGCCCTCGGCGAGCAAAGCATGGGGACGGACGAGAAATACTCCATTGACATCCTCACCCGAACCTCGGCTGGCCATCCGCACATCGCCCCGCACACGTAG
- a CDS encoding cytochrome b, with the protein MSTKIDNGQPSSAAAETRSWGRKMWDVIDERMGISALAYPVPEHANRLAWTLGGITAVSFVLLIGTGIVLSQFYAPRPEIANQSVRAIESTDWGRLFRGVHFWAAQAMYVAAVLHLVRVFLSGSYKKPREGNWLVGVAMFGLLTFAIFTGTILKWDQESYEALGHNLEIGNLLGGLGFWFSPTFSDQVSILLRLYGAHVVILPGLILVLVILHFLLVKRHHMSPHPALPVGKSHEQAAAAEPTQPFTRHIRRLVAFGIALTGILGILAVLLPAPIGSTAVAGIEVTKPLWMFWWPFTLENWFGLPAIGWGEAVFFLLLVILPFVDRSPHRWWRHRPVAMTIGAIVALALIALTILMLVMPAQQHL; encoded by the coding sequence ATGTCCACCAAAATCGACAACGGCCAACCGTCATCTGCCGCCGCCGAAACCCGCTCGTGGGGTCGAAAGATGTGGGATGTTATCGACGAACGCATGGGCATTTCGGCTCTCGCCTATCCGGTCCCGGAACACGCCAACCGTCTCGCCTGGACCCTTGGCGGGATCACCGCGGTGAGTTTCGTCCTGCTCATTGGGACAGGAATCGTTCTGTCCCAGTTCTATGCGCCGAGACCCGAAATCGCCAACCAGTCGGTGCGAGCGATCGAGTCAACTGACTGGGGCAGGCTGTTTCGCGGTGTCCATTTCTGGGCCGCACAAGCCATGTATGTCGCAGCTGTGCTGCACTTGGTGCGAGTGTTTCTCTCTGGTTCCTATAAGAAGCCGCGCGAGGGGAACTGGCTCGTCGGAGTCGCGATGTTCGGACTTCTGACCTTTGCCATCTTTACCGGCACCATACTCAAATGGGATCAAGAGTCTTATGAGGCGTTGGGTCACAACCTCGAAATCGGCAACCTCCTGGGCGGGTTGGGATTTTGGTTTTCCCCCACGTTCTCCGACCAGGTTTCGATTCTTCTGCGCCTCTACGGCGCCCATGTGGTCATCCTTCCCGGTCTCATCCTCGTACTCGTCATCCTGCACTTCCTGCTGGTCAAGCGGCACCACATGTCACCCCACCCCGCACTGCCGGTCGGCAAGTCGCATGAGCAAGCGGCAGCAGCAGAGCCCACTCAGCCCTTCACGCGACACATCCGCCGCTTGGTGGCATTCGGAATCGCGTTGACCGGAATTCTCGGAATCCTCGCAGTTCTTCTCCCAGCACCCATCGGTTCCACCGCGGTAGCGGGGATCGAAGTGACCAAGCCGCTCTGGATGTTCTGGTGGCCCTTCACTCTCGAGAACTGGTTCGGGCTGCCCGCGATCGGTTGGGGGGAAGCGGTCTTCTTCCTGCTGCTGGTAATTCTTCCCTTCGTTGATCGCTCCCCTCATCGGTGGTGGCGTCACCGTCCGGTCGCCATGACCATCGGCGCAATCGTCGCCTTGGCCCTCATCGCGCTGACCATCCTGATGTTGGTCATGCCGGCTCAGCAGCACCTGTGA
- a CDS encoding NADH-quinone oxidoreductase subunit A gives MSAYVSVAVILGMALAGIGLLYLVARATSVCPEPLTTTPYLSGWMPKEHALSRFHARWYPLTIIFLAFDVEMLFMYPWAVVVASEGPTAIIEMFVFLGLLMVGVVWAWREGSLRWV, from the coding sequence ATGTCGGCATACGTCAGCGTCGCAGTGATCCTCGGAATGGCACTGGCTGGAATCGGCCTGCTCTACCTCGTCGCTCGGGCAACGTCGGTGTGCCCGGAGCCGCTTACGACCACACCCTATCTGTCTGGGTGGATGCCGAAGGAGCACGCGCTCTCCCGCTTCCACGCTCGCTGGTATCCGCTCACCATCATCTTCCTCGCCTTCGACGTGGAGATGTTGTTCATGTACCCCTGGGCCGTCGTCGTAGCGAGCGAGGGTCCCACCGCGATCATCGAGATGTTCGTCTTCCTCGGGCTGCTCATGGTGGGCGTCGTCTGGGCTTGGCGAGAAGGCTCACTGAGATGGGTGTGA
- a CDS encoding complex I subunit 1 family protein, producing MTEPIVQVSPAWAVLAPLALLLFALAGASLNGALIARSVGRPFRSGASAPLAEVARLLRQRRQVTVAADVLLWRIGAGGLVVVAILKILVIPLGPWTLADLDVGVVWFNTMDVMIWALFWLIGWGANSAHALIGGYRFLSLAVSYELPLMFALITPAVAARSLRVGDVVAAQHDLWFVIWMPVAFVIFCGSVIAFSSWGPFATGAGRDIAGGFLADVSGVDRLLLLTGRYAVLTAGAAFAVPLFLGGGDGALLPDWLWTIVKTALVLAVFVAIRHRAPTIRPDRFAEVAWIIVLPAALLQVLVVAIIVVGS from the coding sequence ATGACTGAGCCCATCGTGCAGGTCAGCCCGGCGTGGGCGGTTCTGGCGCCGCTCGCCCTCCTGCTGTTCGCGCTCGCGGGAGCCAGCCTGAACGGTGCTCTCATCGCTCGGTCGGTCGGTCGCCCGTTCCGTTCCGGAGCGAGCGCCCCGCTCGCCGAGGTGGCCCGGCTGCTGCGACAGCGTCGACAGGTCACCGTCGCGGCCGATGTGCTGCTGTGGCGGATCGGTGCCGGCGGTCTCGTGGTCGTCGCCATTCTGAAGATCCTGGTCATCCCGCTCGGGCCGTGGACCCTCGCCGACCTCGACGTCGGCGTCGTCTGGTTCAACACGATGGACGTCATGATCTGGGCGCTGTTCTGGCTCATCGGCTGGGGCGCGAACAGCGCGCACGCGCTCATCGGGGGCTACCGTTTTCTGTCGCTCGCCGTCTCCTATGAGCTGCCGCTGATGTTCGCGCTGATCACGCCAGCGGTCGCCGCGCGCAGCCTCCGGGTCGGCGACGTGGTCGCGGCCCAGCACGACCTGTGGTTCGTGATCTGGATGCCGGTCGCCTTCGTCATCTTCTGCGGCAGCGTTATCGCCTTCTCGAGTTGGGGTCCGTTCGCGACGGGGGCCGGGCGGGACATCGCGGGCGGTTTCCTCGCCGACGTCTCGGGCGTGGACCGGCTGCTGCTCCTCACCGGCCGCTACGCGGTGCTCACCGCGGGTGCCGCGTTCGCCGTGCCGCTCTTCCTCGGCGGCGGAGACGGCGCGCTGTTGCCCGACTGGCTCTGGACGATCGTCAAGACGGCGCTCGTGCTCGCGGTCTTCGTCGCGATCCGTCACCGGGCGCCGACGATCCGCCCCGACCGGTTCGCCGAGGTGGCCTGGATCATCGTGTTGCCAGCGGCGCTGCTGCAGGTGCTTGTCGTCGCGATCATCGTCGTGGGGAGCTGA
- a CDS encoding NADH-quinone oxidoreductase subunit J produces MIDILFWALAVVSVASGAAVFVVNSMARATYALAVSFIAVGIMLVMVGLEYIGIITILMMVMEMAIMAVYMVMYMGMNPALMPMDMTHNKRWSAVLAGGTFVLLAAGALLIPWPARVGAPAVDLTASLGEALMGPKMLAMLTISPVLFATIIAGLVIANPRGRYDRWGDNLKRDTPDDPMRGGLGR; encoded by the coding sequence ATGATCGACATCCTGTTCTGGGCGCTCGCGGTCGTGTCCGTGGCATCCGGCGCCGCCGTCTTCGTGGTCAACTCGATGGCGCGGGCGACCTACGCGCTCGCGGTCTCGTTCATCGCCGTCGGCATCATGCTCGTGATGGTCGGTCTCGAGTACATCGGCATCATCACGATCCTCATGATGGTGATGGAGATGGCGATCATGGCCGTCTACATGGTGATGTATATGGGCATGAATCCGGCCCTCATGCCGATGGATATGACGCACAACAAACGCTGGTCGGCGGTTCTGGCGGGGGGAACCTTTGTGCTGCTGGCCGCGGGAGCCCTTCTCATCCCGTGGCCCGCCCGCGTCGGTGCCCCCGCAGTTGACCTCACCGCCTCGCTCGGCGAGGCGCTCATGGGGCCCAAGATGCTTGCGATGCTTACCATTAGCCCCGTGCTGTTCGCCACGATCATCGCCGGGCTCGTGATCGCCAACCCGCGCGGGCGGTACGACCGCTGGGGCGACAACCTGAAGCGCGACACGCCCGACGATCCGATGCGGGGAGGGCTGGGCCGATGA
- the nuoK gene encoding NADH-quinone oxidoreductase subunit NuoK, whose translation MTLQAVLLVAAALFCVGLFGALSQQVVVMVMMGLELMLNGVILAAGAFWWFLAPAPDGQVLLLIVIAAMTVEMAMGFAVATLLHRSRGSDMTDSATDLSG comes from the coding sequence ATGACACTCCAGGCCGTTCTTCTCGTCGCCGCCGCACTGTTCTGCGTCGGCCTCTTTGGTGCGCTGTCCCAACAGGTGGTCGTGATGGTCATGATGGGGCTGGAACTCATGTTGAACGGAGTCATCCTCGCGGCCGGCGCCTTTTGGTGGTTTCTCGCTCCCGCCCCGGACGGCCAAGTGCTGCTGCTCATCGTGATCGCCGCGATGACGGTCGAGATGGCGATGGGCTTCGCCGTCGCCACTCTGCTGCACCGTTCCCGCGGATCAGACATGACCGACTCGGCGACGGACCTCTCCGGATGA
- a CDS encoding NADH-quinone oxidoreductase subunit L → MSGLSLALVVLLPAASGISLCLAGPRARAAAIPVSLTTATVTAALSVVVAVTRPALEIPFIAGAPVGLAIDGLSAFVLPFVAIITLLVLIFAAAEGTESPERFHGLMLIFAAAVAMTVTATTLPALLFAWEIMGAMSWALIGFQWRDDRRVQAGLVAFTMTRAGDLGLYLAAGAAVIGGAGLGLADLSAASSPWRDVIAAGLIIAALGKAAQLPFSSWLSRAMQGPSTVSALLHSAAMVAMGGYLLLRVAPLLQTTSWAGLTVAWIGALTALLLGAVAVAQRDLKQLLAASTAAQMGFVVLAAGVGSIAGGAGYLVAHASTKALLFLVAGAWLAALGTKALFALRGAARRWPLVGALFSVGLLSLAGIAPLSLWALKDELLAVALETSPVLYTVGLTAAALSAIYSGKVLFIVWGRADAATEAGYDAEQPGTRHIGRWERIPLIVLAAGAALLGILALPPVSEPLKAMLGETGTAAPGMFELAGSAALALAMLALVAFGLRRGLPQPAWAANWLGLEKAIHLLVVRPTLALSELLARFDDGILDRNLHRLARAGAGGARRLGWFDDARLDATVEATARAGTLAGSRAARADIRGIDGAVEGLARQLGRLGTLARRPQTGRIHQYYAQIAIALAAVFVLILLVR, encoded by the coding sequence ATGAGCGGGCTCTCCCTCGCCCTCGTGGTACTGCTGCCCGCGGCATCCGGCATCTCCCTCTGCCTCGCCGGGCCACGTGCACGTGCCGCGGCGATCCCAGTCTCACTCACGACCGCGACCGTCACGGCTGCGCTCTCCGTGGTCGTTGCCGTCACTCGCCCCGCACTCGAGATCCCTTTCATCGCCGGCGCGCCGGTCGGGCTCGCGATCGACGGGCTCTCCGCTTTCGTGCTTCCCTTCGTCGCGATTATCACCCTGCTCGTGCTGATCTTCGCGGCCGCTGAGGGAACGGAGTCGCCTGAACGCTTTCACGGCCTCATGCTCATTTTCGCCGCCGCCGTCGCGATGACCGTCACCGCGACGACACTCCCAGCGCTTTTGTTCGCGTGGGAGATCATGGGGGCCATGTCCTGGGCACTGATCGGCTTCCAGTGGCGGGATGACCGACGCGTACAGGCGGGGCTCGTCGCCTTCACGATGACGAGGGCTGGCGATCTCGGCCTGTACCTCGCCGCGGGCGCCGCCGTGATCGGCGGCGCGGGTCTTGGGCTCGCCGATCTGTCCGCCGCGTCCTCGCCCTGGCGAGACGTCATCGCGGCCGGCCTCATCATCGCCGCCCTCGGCAAGGCCGCGCAACTACCGTTCAGTTCCTGGCTGTCACGCGCGATGCAGGGTCCGAGCACGGTCAGTGCCCTATTGCACTCGGCCGCGATGGTGGCGATGGGCGGCTACTTACTGCTCCGCGTGGCGCCGCTGCTTCAGACGACGAGTTGGGCGGGCCTGACCGTGGCGTGGATCGGAGCGCTCACCGCACTCTTGCTCGGAGCGGTTGCGGTGGCGCAACGCGACCTCAAGCAGCTACTCGCGGCATCGACCGCGGCCCAGATGGGTTTCGTCGTGCTCGCCGCAGGGGTCGGATCGATCGCGGGCGGTGCGGGCTATCTCGTTGCACACGCATCCACCAAGGCGCTGTTGTTTCTCGTCGCCGGCGCCTGGCTCGCCGCGCTCGGCACAAAAGCGCTGTTCGCCCTTCGTGGTGCCGCGCGCCGCTGGCCGCTCGTCGGCGCCCTGTTCTCCGTGGGGTTACTCTCCCTCGCCGGTATCGCGCCGCTGTCGCTCTGGGCGCTCAAAGACGAACTGCTCGCCGTCGCCCTGGAGACGAGCCCCGTGCTCTACACCGTCGGCCTCACCGCGGCGGCACTCTCCGCAATCTACTCCGGCAAGGTGCTCTTCATCGTCTGGGGAAGAGCGGATGCCGCGACCGAAGCGGGGTACGACGCCGAACAGCCCGGCACGCGGCACATCGGTCGGTGGGAACGCATCCCGCTCATCGTGCTCGCGGCCGGCGCGGCACTGCTCGGAATCCTGGCGTTGCCCCCGGTGAGCGAGCCGCTGAAGGCGATGCTGGGAGAGACCGGCACCGCGGCGCCGGGCATGTTCGAGCTCGCCGGTTCGGCCGCGCTCGCGCTCGCTATGCTCGCCCTCGTCGCATTCGGACTCCGACGAGGTCTGCCGCAACCAGCCTGGGCGGCGAACTGGCTGGGTCTCGAGAAGGCCATCCATCTCCTCGTCGTGCGTCCGACGCTCGCACTCAGCGAGTTGCTCGCGAGATTCGACGATGGCATCCTCGACCGCAACCTGCATCGGCTGGCGCGCGCCGGCGCTGGCGGCGCACGTCGGCTCGGGTGGTTCGACGACGCCCGGCTCGACGCCACTGTCGAGGCGACGGCGCGAGCGGGCACACTCGCGGGCTCGCGCGCGGCGCGCGCCGACATCCGGGGCATCGATGGTGCCGTCGAGGGCCTCGCCCGCCAGCTGGGACGCCTCGGCACGCTGGCGAGGCGCCCCCAGACCGGCCGGATCCACCAGTACTACGCCCAGATCGCGATCGCCTTGGCGGCCGTCTTCGTCCTGATCCTTCTCGTGAGGTAA